From Blattabacterium cuenoti:
AGGGGAGCATTAGAATCTCCATTTGGAGGAGGAATACGTATAATTATTTGATCCAAAATATTTTTAATTCCTAAACCTTTTTTTGCACTTGCAGAAATAATATCTTCAGATTTACATTTAACTAAATCTACAATTTCTTCTATAACATTTTCATATTTTAAATTATATAAATCAATTTTATTTAAAATTGGAATAATAATTAAATTTTTTTTTAATGCTAAATCTAAATTAGATATAGTTTGTGCTTGTACACTTTTAGTACAATCTATTATTAATAAAGCTCCTTCACAAGAACTAATAGAACGGGATACTTCATATGAAAAATCTACATGTCCAGGGGTATCGATTAAATTTAATGTATAAATCTTATTTTTAAATTTATATTTCATTTGAACAGCATGACTTTTAATTGTAATCCCCCTTTCTCGTTCTAAATCCATATTATCTAATAATTGATTTCGATTACATTCTAATATAGTTTTTGTAAATTCTAATAAACGATCTGCTAAAGTACTTTTTCCATGATCTATATGAGCAATAATACAAAAATTACGAATATCATTCATACATAATTAATTATTTTTAACGACCTTGAAGGGGGTCGAACCCATGCCATAGGAATCGGAATCCTATATTCTATCCAATTAAACTACAAGGTCTTTGATTATTTTTTTAATTTATAATTAAATAAATTCATTGTTTTTTGTAATCCATTTCCAACAAATGAAAATATAATTTGTATAACAATTTCTAATTTAGAATCAATATTTTTTAATTCTTGTTTTTTCCAATTCCCTAATACATAATCTATCTTTTTTTTGATATATAAATTATTTTGAATACCAAAACGAATTCTTGGATAATGAGAACTACCTAATTCTTTTTCTATATTTTTTAATCCATTATGTCCTCCATCACCTCCTTTTCCTCGTAAACGAATATATCCAAATTTAAGATAAATATCATCAGATATAATAAGAATATTATTAATAGAAATATTTTCTTTATTCATCCAATATTTAACGGATACTCCACTTTCATTAACATAAGTCAATGGTTTTAAAAAAAAAATTTTTTTTTCTTTATAAATATATTCTGAAATAAAACCTAATTTTTTTTTTGAAAAAATTAATAAATATTTTTCTAAAATTTTATCTAAAATAAAAAAACCTAAATTATGTCTTGTTTTATGATATATATCTCCTGTATTTCCTAACCCAATTATCAAAAATTTTTCTTTTTTTTTACTAAAAAAAATCATTGAGATAGAATTTGATTAACTTTCATTCCTATATCTGCAGGGGATGTTACTATATGAATTCCACATTTTTTCATAATACTCATTTTTACTTCTGCCATTTCAATTTTTTTACCAATAATAGCACCAGCATGCCCCATTTTTTGTCCTATAGGAGCAGTTTTACCTGCAATAAAACCTATTATTGGTTTTTTATTTTGTTTTTTATTATTTTTAATCCATTCTGCAGCATCTATTTCTAATTTACCTCCTATTTCTCCTATTATAACAATACATTCTGTTTCAATATCTTCTAAAAATAATTTTAAAATATCTTTAATATTCATTCCAATTACAGAATCTCCTCCTATCCCAATAGCAGTAGAAATTCCATATCCATATTTTACTATTTGATCAGCTGCTTCATAAGTAAGAGTCCCAGATCTAGAAATAATTCCTATTTTTCCTTTTTTTTTAAATACTAAATTTGGCATAATTCCTACTTTAGATTTTTTAACGGAAATAATTCCAGGACAATTTGGTCCTATTAACTTTGATTTTTTTCTTTTTAAGAAATATTTTACTTTCATCATATCAGATACAGGAATTCCTTCTGTAATACAAATAATTAATTTAATATCAACACTAATAGCTTCCATAATAGCATCTGAAGCAAATTCTGATGGAACAAAAATAACACTAATATCTCCATTAGTTTCATTAACAGCATCATACATAGTGTTAAAAATAGGAATACCTAAATAAATTTTTCCACCTTTTCCTGGTGTAACTCCGCCAACTATAGAAGTTCCATAATGAATCATTTGTTCAGTATGAAATAAACCTTCTTTTCCTGTTAATCCTTGTACAATTACTCTATTATTTTCATTTATTAAAATACTCATAATACATATTCAACTAATTATTATTATAATTACTTATTCTTTCTATATAAGATTTACTATTTTTTAAAAATTGAATATTTTTCAATTTTTTTCGTATAAATGGATATCCTTTTTTAATATTTATATACATTATTTTTTATTTCATTTTTTACTAATTTTGCCATCACAATAGCTTCAACTACAAGTTTTGTATTTACATAACCTTTTCCTTTCATATGAATAATACCTCTTCTAATAGGATCTAATAAATCTACTTTTAATACTAATAAATCACCAGGAATTATTTTTTTTTTAAATTTAACTTTATCTATTTTTAAAAAATAAGTAGAATAATATTCTGGATTTTTCAATTTACTTAAAACAAAAACCCCACCAACTTGCCCTATAGCTTCTATTTGTAATACTCCAGGCATGATAGGTTCATTTGGAAAATGACCTATAAAAAAATATTCATTAATAGTAATATT
This genomic window contains:
- the sucD gene encoding succinate--CoA ligase subunit alpha, which encodes MSILINENNRVIVQGLTGKEGLFHTEQMIHYGTSIVGGVTPGKGGKIYLGIPIFNTMYDAVNETNGDISVIFVPSEFASDAIMEAISVDIKLIICITEGIPVSDMMKVKYFLKRKKSKLIGPNCPGIISVKKSKVGIMPNLVFKKKGKIGIISRSGTLTYEAADQIVKYGYGISTAIGIGGDSVIGMNIKDILKLFLEDIETECIVIIGEIGGKLEIDAAEWIKNNKKQNKKPIIGFIAGKTAPIGQKMGHAGAIIGKKIEMAEVKMSIMKKCGIHIVTSPADIGMKVNQILSQ
- the pth gene encoding aminoacyl-tRNA hydrolase translates to MIFFSKKKEKFLIIGLGNTGDIYHKTRHNLGFFILDKILEKYLLIFSKKKLGFISEYIYKEKKIFFLKPLTYVNESGVSVKYWMNKENISINNILIISDDIYLKFGYIRLRGKGGDGGHNGLKNIEKELGSSHYPRIRFGIQNNLYIKKKIDYVLGNWKKQELKNIDSKLEIVIQIIFSFVGNGLQKTMNLFNYKLKK